The Candidatus Sulfotelmatobacter sp. genomic sequence ATCCAGATACTCGCGGCCTTCGCGATCGCGCACGCGCGCGCCGCGGCCTTCCACCACTTCGAGTCGCGGCAGTGGATAGAGCGGTGCGAACAGCCCGAGCTCGGCTTCGGCCATGGCGCCGGCAGCGTTCTGCCCCGGCGCTGGGGAATTCGTGGCGGTCATCGTGTCAGCCATGCGTCGCCTCCTGAGTGACGTTGGATTCGTAGGTGAGAGTGGTCGCGGCGCCTTCGCCCGACAGCAATCGCGCGAGCGAGCCGGGCCCGCCCCACGCGCCGATCACCACGCGCGGCACGCCTGCGTCGAGCGCGCGGCGCGCGGCCAGCAGCTTGGGGAGCATGCCGCCCTGGACGTCCGGGTGGCGGATTGCCGCCGCGAGCCCGTCGCGATCGAGCGACGGCACATGCTCGCCGGCGAGCACGAGGCCCGGCGTGTCGCTCAGCAGCACCAGCGCGCGCGCGCGCAGCGCTGGCGCCAGAGCGGCCGCCGCGTCGTCGGCGTTGACGTTGAGCAGCGCTCCGGCCTGCGCCGAAACGCTGGCCAGCACCGGCACGGCGCCCTGCGCGAGCAGCGTGTCGAGCAGCGCGGTCGAGACCGCGGTGACCGCGCCCACCGCGCCGAGCGTCGCGGCGTCCGGGTGGGGCTCGACTTCGAGCGTTCCGCCATCCACGCCCGAGAGCCCGATCGCGTCGACGTTGGCGTTGCGAAGCCCGGCGACCAGGCGCTTGTTGGCGAGCCCGGCAAGCACCGCCACCACCACTTCGAGCGTCGCCGCGTCGGTGACACGCAGTCCGCGCTCGAAGCGGGGCTCGATCGCGAAGCGCTCGCACCACGCGGTGACTTCCGAGCCGCCGCCGTGAACGATCACGCTGCTGCCCTGGATCGCCGCGATCTCGCGCGCGAGATCCTCCGCGGCGCCCGGGGCCTCGAGCGCGCGCCCGCCGATCTTGAGCACCAGCGGCCGCGTTGCGGCGAAGGCGGGTGTCACCACGGGATGGAATGCCGCGGGAGCGCGGTCTCTTCGGGCCAGCCGAGCATGAGGTTCAGGTTCTGGATTGCCTGACCGGCCGCGCCCTTCACCAGATTGTCGAGCGCGCTCATCGCCAGCAGAGTTTTCCCGCCATGGAGCGTGGTCACCGCCACGTCGCAGCGGTTGGACGAGCGCGTGGCGCGGGTCTCGGGCCACTGGCCAGGGGGCAGCACGCGCACGAACGGCTCGTTCTCGAAGCGCCGCGCGTAGTGCGCGTGCGCGGCTTCCGGCGCCACCGGGCTCGCGAGCGGCGCCCAGGCGGTGAGCAGGATGCCGCGCGCCATCGGCGCCAGTTGCGGCGCGAAGCCCACCGGAATCACGCCGCCGGCGAATTGCCTGAGCACGCGTTCCATCTCGCCGACGTGCGAGTGCTCGGTCCCGACCTTGTAGAGCGAGGCGTTGCCATCGAGCTCGACGAACGAGGTGCGCAGCGACGCCGCGCGTCCGGCGCCGGAGACACCCGAGAGCGCGCTCACCATCGCGGGACCGGCGAGCCAGCGCGCTTCCGCGGCCGGCAAGAGCGCGAGCAGCGCCGCGGTCGGATAGCAGCCGGGGTTGGCAATGCGGGAGGCGCCGCGCAGCGAATCGCGAAACGCCTCGGGCAGGCCGTAGCGATAGGGCGCCGAGCCGGGCGGGCTGGCCGAGCCGTCGCGATGGTCCGACGAGACGTCGAGCACGCGCCGGGGCTCGCTCGCCAGCCGGGGATGGAGGCGCGCCAGCTCGCGCCAGGCGCCGTGCGGCAGACAGGCGACGAGGGTGTCGAAGACGCCGTCCTCGAGCAGACTGGCGAGCGCCGCGGGCTCGACCACCTCGGGCAGCTCGGCGGCGCGCGCGTCCACCCCGGCGAGGAACTCGCCCGCCGGCCGCCCGGCGTGCTCGCGCGAGGCGAGCGCGGTCAACCGAAGGCCGGGGTGCGCGAGCGAGAGGCGCACGAACTCCTGCCCGGAATAGCCGCTCGCGCCGAGCACCGCGACGCGCGCGACCGGTGCGCCGGCATCGCGCTTCGCCGACAGGTGGACGCCGGGCTCCGCGCCCAGCTCGAGCGGGCTTCCCGGGTTCACTTGCCCAGTCCGTTGGCGCGGCCCGACGCCACCGCGTCGAGATGTTTCTTGAGCCTTCGCGCCTGCGGCGCGTCCTCGACGATCACCAGGATGGTGTCGTCGCCGGCCACCGTGCCGATCACGCCGGGATAGTCGGCGAGGTCGATCGCGCGGCCCACGCCGTGGGCGTGGCCGGGCGGTGTCCTCACCACCATCAGGTTCTGGGCGACCCGGACTTCGTTCACGAACGACTTGAGATCGATCAGCTGCCGCTCGCGATCCAGGGTTTCTGCGGCCGGCGCGGGCAGCTCGTAGACCGAGCGGCCGTCTGCGCCCGGCCTTTTTCCCACGCCCAGGCTCCTCAGATCGCGTGACAGCGTGCCCTGGGTGACCTCGAAGCCGTCGCGGGCCAGCGCGTCGGCCAGCTCCTCCTGGCTACCGAACCGGTGGCCG encodes the following:
- the argB gene encoding acetylglutamate kinase produces the protein MVTPAFAATRPLVLKIGGRALEAPGAAEDLAREIAAIQGSSVIVHGGGSEVTAWCERFAIEPRFERGLRVTDAATLEVVVAVLAGLANKRLVAGLRNANVDAIGLSGVDGGTLEVEPHPDAATLGAVGAVTAVSTALLDTLLAQGAVPVLASVSAQAGALLNVNADDAAAALAPALRARALVLLSDTPGLVLAGEHVPSLDRDGLAAAIRHPDVQGGMLPKLLAARRALDAGVPRVVIGAWGGPGSLARLLSGEGAATTLTYESNVTQEATHG
- the argC gene encoding N-acetyl-gamma-glutamyl-phosphate reductase yields the protein MNPGSPLELGAEPGVHLSAKRDAGAPVARVAVLGASGYSGQEFVRLSLAHPGLRLTALASREHAGRPAGEFLAGVDARAAELPEVVEPAALASLLEDGVFDTLVACLPHGAWRELARLHPRLASEPRRVLDVSSDHRDGSASPPGSAPYRYGLPEAFRDSLRGASRIANPGCYPTAALLALLPAAEARWLAGPAMVSALSGVSGAGRAASLRTSFVELDGNASLYKVGTEHSHVGEMERVLRQFAGGVIPVGFAPQLAPMARGILLTAWAPLASPVAPEAAHAHYARRFENEPFVRVLPPGQWPETRATRSSNRCDVAVTTLHGGKTLLAMSALDNLVKGAAGQAIQNLNLMLGWPEETALPRHSIPW